In the genome of Triticum urartu cultivar G1812 chromosome 5, Tu2.1, whole genome shotgun sequence, one region contains:
- the LOC125556219 gene encoding probable glutathione S-transferase GSTF1 has translation MNSITSNVFGPAKSINVARVLLCLEEVGAEYELVHMDLFQAKEQKSPEHLARNPFGLVPALQDGDLVLFEARAIAKYVLRKYKTEQADLLREGDPEEAAMVDVWTEVEAHQYHQALRLIMLECFLNPTLRGLPTNQAVVDEAVEKTKKVLEIYEARLSEHRYLAGDFFSFADLNHFASTFYIVDATPYGSLLDSYPRVKAWWEDLMSRPSFKKISANMTTKV, from the exons ATGAACAGCATAACCAGCAATGTGTTTGGGCCGGCCAAGTCGATCAACGTGGCGCGGGTGCTGCTCTGCCTGGAGGAGGTCGGCGCCGAGTACGAGCTCGTCCACATGGATCTCTTCCAGGCCAAGGAGCAGAAGAGCCCGGAGCACCTCGCCAGAAAC CCGTTTGGGCTCGTCCCGGCCTTACAAGACGGGGATCTGGTCCTCTTCG AGGCCCGTGCGATCGCGAAGTACGTGCTCCGCAAGTACAAGACGGAGCAGGCGGACCTGCTGAGGGAGGGCGACCCGGAGGAGGCCGCCATGGTGGACGTGTGGACGGAGGTGGAGGCGCACCAGTACCACCAGGCCCTGAGGCTCATCATGCTGGAGTGCTTCCTCAACCCCACTCTGCGCGGCCTCCCCACGAACCAGGCGGTTGTCGACGAGGCCGTGGAGAAGACGAAGAAGGTTCTTGAAATCTACGAGGCGCGCCTGTCCGAGCACAGGTACCTCGCCGGAGACTTCTTCAGCTTCGCGGATCTCAACCATTTCGCGAGCACTTTCTACATCGTCGACGCGACGCCGTATGGGTCGCTTCTCGACTCGTACCCTCGCGTGAAGGCCTGGTGGGAGGACCTCATGTCCCGGCCCTCGTTCAAGAAGATCAGCGCCAATATGACCACCAAGGTTTAG
- the LOC125509714 gene encoding berberine bridge enzyme-like Cyn d 4 produces the protein MAMARSSSLVLVAFALLCCYASTVSSQGNSSDGFLSCLTASIPRQLVFTPSSPSFTPLLKSSIRNPKFFTPSTVRPLYIITPTNASHVQAAVLCGRRSGLRIRVRSGGHDYEGLSYRSVRAESFAVLDLSSLRAVRVDAQAATAWVDSGAQLGELYYAIGKASGVLGFPGGLCPTVGVGGHFSGGGFGMLLRKYGMAIDNVIDAVLVDAKGRLLNKNTMGSDVFWALRGGGGESFGVVVSWQVKLLPIPPKVTVFNVPVTASQGAADLVTRWQQVAPALPEDLIIRVVVQQKTANFQSLFLGTCDALLPVMSSRFPELRFNRSDCREMTWIQSVPYIYLGSASTVEDLLNRTTAESVFSSGYKATSDYVRQAIPRDAWASIFAKLAQPNAGLMILDPYGGQIAAVPESATPYPHRAGVLYNIQYMNFWSMASGDGAVQTRWIREFYAFMAPFVSSNPREAYFNYRDLDLGENVVVGNVSSYQAGMVWGQKYFKGNYQRLAMAKGQIDPDDYFRNEQSIPPFANSR, from the coding sequence ATGGCCATGGCCAGGAGCTCCAGCCTAGTGCTCGTCGCCTTCGCCTTGCTCTGCTGCTACGCCTCCACCGTCTCCTCCCAGGGTAATTCGTCTGATGGTTTCCTCTCGTGTCTGACGGCGAGCATCCCCCGCCAGCTCGTGTTCACGCCGAGCTCGCCCTCGTTCACGCCGCTGCTCAAGTCCTCCATCAGGAACCCCAAGTTCTTCACGCCCAGCACCGTGAGGCCGCTGTATATTATCACGCCGACGAACGCGTCGCACGTGCAGGCTGCCGTGCTGTGCGGCCGTCGGAGCGGGCTGCGCATCCGCGTGCGCAGCGGCGGGCACGACTACGAGGGCCTGTCGTACCGGTCCGTGCGCGCCGAGTCGTTCGCCGTGCTTGACCTGTCGAGCCTCCGTGCCGTGCGGGTCGACGCGCAGGCGGCGACCGCGTGGGTGGACTCCGGCGCCCAGCTCGGCGAGCTCTATTATGCGATCGGGAAGGCGAGCGGCGTGCTCGGGTTCCCCGGCGGCCTGTGCCCCACCGTCGGCGTCGGAGGCCATTTcagcggcggcggcttcggcatGCTGCTGCGCAAGTACGGCATGGCCATCGACAACGTCATCGACGCCGTGCTGGTGGACGCCAAGGGGAGGCTCCTGAACAAGAACACCATGGGGAGCGACGTCTTCTGGGCCctccgaggcggcggcggcgagagctTCGGCGTCGTGGTGTCGTGGCAGGTGAAGCTCCTGCCCATCCCGCCCAAGGTCACGGTGTTCAACGTCCCTGTGACCGCCAGCCAGGGCGCCGCGGACCTCGTCACCAGGTGGCAGCAGGTCGCGCCGGCCCTGCCGGAGGACCTGATCATCAGGGTGGTCGTCCAGCAGAAGACGGCCAACTTCCAGTCCCTGTTCCTCGGCACCTGCGACGCGCTGCTGCCGGTGATGAGCAGCCGCTTCCCGGAGCTGCGGTTCAACCGCTCCGACTGCAGGGAGATGACCTGGATCCAGTCGGTGCCCTACATCTACCTCGGCAGCGCCTCGACCGTGGAGGACCTCCTGAACCGGACCACCGCCGAGTCCGTCTTCAGCAGCGGCTACAAGGCGACGTCCGACTACGTCCGGCAGGCCATCCCGCGGGACGCGTGGGCCAGCATCTTCGCCAAGCTGGCGCAGCCCAACGCGGGGCTCATGATCCTGGACCCATACGGCGGGCAGATCGCGGCCGTGCCGGAGTCGGCGACGCCGTACCCGCACCGCGCCGGCGTGCTCTACAACATCCAGTACATGAACTTCTGGTCGATGGCGTCGGGGGACGGGGCCGTGCAGACCAGGTGGATCAGGGAGTTCTACGCGTTCATGGCACCGTTCGTGAGCTCCAACCCGAGGGAGGCCTACTTCAACTACAGGGACCTGGACCTCGGCGAGAACGTCGTCGTCGGCAACGTGAGCAGCTACCAGGCCGGGATGGTCTGGGGCCAGAAGTACTTCAAGGGCAACTACCAGAGGCTCGCGATGGCCAAGGGCCAGATCGACCCCGACGACTACTTCAGGAACGAGCAGAGCATCCCGCCATTTGCCAACAGCAGGTGA